In one window of Megalopta genalis isolate 19385.01 chromosome 8, iyMegGena1_principal, whole genome shotgun sequence DNA:
- the LOC117225120 gene encoding uncharacterized protein LOC117225120, whose translation MANILALLVITLACAVVHAQQQPNQKPVFGQTFDEIVVSSDLNVRRKSKENRQGKRLTNIPSGTTGPPEKSTAVASRFVANDGIRITSEKKHQKRETSALRKRYLDMGVAGYLLKSRKR comes from the exons ATGGCGAACATTTTGGCACTTTTGGTGATCACCCTAGCCTGCGCGGTCGTCCACGCCCAGCAACAACCCAATCAAAAAC CCGTTTTTGGTCAAACGTTTGACGAAATCGTAGTCTCGTCGGACCTGAACGTTCGCAGAAAGTCTAAAGAGAATCGCCAGGGCAAAAGATTGACAAACATACCATCGGGCACCACCGGCCCGCCCGAAAAGTCCACCGCAGTCGCATCTAGGTTCGTCGCCAACGATGGAATCCGCATCACATCGGAAAAAAAGCATCAGAAACGCGAAACTTCGGCTCTTCGGAAAAG gtatCTGGACATGGGCGTTGCAGGATACTTACTGAAATCTCGAAAACGATGA